The Oncorhynchus mykiss isolate Arlee chromosome 20, USDA_OmykA_1.1, whole genome shotgun sequence genome includes a region encoding these proteins:
- the LOC110499046 gene encoding somatostatin receptor type 2-like, whose translation MDSSFTSEMFYNAGSIAAPTASYLDEDIYLQEDLDVFSVTMAVLYLVVCIVGLAGNTLVIVAVLKLDKMASATTVYIFNLALADALFMVGLPFIAIQNFQNHWAFGDLACKLVMVLDGINQFTSVFCLTVMSIDRYMALVDPLRFARWRTPRRAKIVSGFLWLFSLLPVLPMAIHFSDRDGLCTVDPHVTSDSWWLAFLSYTFVLGFALPSLVMTVSYTALVVTLRTHRCQASSPSQESHCLETQVTKMVVAVVLVFGVCWLPFYTFNFCSLYRMDLVLTFARGFEFVVLLSYSWSCANPILYACLSESFGRHFLTLLCPTKRSPSVHCNPDTERYDLNDTNGRDISVVA comes from the coding sequence ATGGACTCCTCATTCACCTCAGAAATGTTTTACAATGCGGGGTCGATCGCAGCCCCCACCGCCAGTTACCTGGACGAGGACATCTATCTGCAGGAGGATCTGGATGTGTTCAGTGTGACCATGGCTGTTCTCTACCTGGTTGTGTGCATCGTAGGGCTGGCCGGGAACACCCTGGTCATCGTGGCCGTCTTAAAGCTGGACAAGATGGCTTCCGCCACCACGGTCTACATCTTTAACCTGGCCTTGGCCGACGCCCTATTCATGGTGGGCCTCCCCTTTATCGCCATCCAGAACTTCCAGAACCACTGGGCCTTTGGGGACCTGGCCTGCAAGCTGGTCATGGTCCTGGATGGCATCAACCAGTTCACCAGCGTCTTCTGCCTGACCGTGATGAGTATTGACCGCTACATGGCGCTGGTCGACCCACTGCGGTTCGCCCGCTGGCGCACGCCTAGGCGGGCCAAGATTGTCAGCGGCTTCCtgtggctgttctctctgctgcctgtCCTCCCCATGGCCATTCACTTCTCGGACAGGGACGGCCTGTGCACGGTGGACCCCCACGTGACCTCTGACTCCTGGTGGCTTGCCTTCCTCAGCTATACTTTTGTCCTGGGCTTCGCTCTGCCCTCCCTGGTCATGACTGTCTCCTACACTGCCCTGGTGGTCACCCTGAGGACTCACCGTTGCCAGGCCAGCTCCCCAAGCCAGGAGAGTCATTGCCTAGAGACCCAGGTCACCAAGATGGTGGTGGCAGTGGTGCTGGTGTTCGGCGTGTGCTGGCTGCCTTTCTACACCTTCAACTTCTGCTCTCTCTACCGTATGGACCTGGTGTTGACCTTCGCCAGGGGCTTTGAGTTCGTGGTGCTGCTGTCTTACTCCTGGAGCTGTGCCAACCCCATACTGTACGCCTGCCTCTCCGAATCCTTTGGACGCCACTTCCTCACCCTCCTCTGCCCCACCAAAAGGTCTCCCAGCGTACACTGCAACCCTGACACGGAGCGCTATGACCTCAATGACACGAACGGGAGGGACATCAGTGTGGTGGCGTAG
- the LOC110499045 gene encoding somatostatin receptor type 2, with translation MDLWPLLLSSPNLSLPEPLYYDSYFPGNESDQGSRNDTPDETQQVFDKTSSVVITFIYFMVCAVGLTGNTLVIYVILRYAKMKTVTNIYILNLAVADVLCMLSLPFIAMQLALVHWPFGSVLCRLVMTVDCLNQFTSIFCLTVMSIDRYLAVVHPIKSTKWRKPRVAKIINLTVWGVSLLVNLPIMIFSGLMPNKNEAWVCTIVWPEPQEAYQTAFMFYTFFLGFFLPLTIICLCYLLIIVKVKSSGMRVGSTKRKRSERKVTRMVSIVVAMFVLCWLPFYVFNVTSVTGTINTTPVLKSTFEFVVVLGYANSCANPILYAFLSDNFKKSFQNVLCLKKVAGLDEAERSDSRMERTRMVKDVTAETRNAALLNGELQTSI, from the exons ATGGATCTCTGGCCTCTCCTCTTATCATCCCCCAACCTCTCCCTCCCCGAGCCCCTGTACTATGACAGCTACTTCCCAGGGAACGAGTCCGACCAGGGGTCCCGGAATGACACTCCTGACGAGACCCAACAGGTCTTCGACAAGACCAGCTCCGTGGTTATTACCTTCATCTACTTCATGGTCTGCGCCGTGGGCCTGACGGGCAACACCTTGGTGATCTATGTCATCCTGCGCTACGCTAAGATGAAAACAGTCACTAACATTTACATCCTGAACCTGGCCGTGGCTGACGTCCTCTGTATGCTGAGTCTACCCTTTATCGCCATGCAGCTGGCCCTGGTCCACTGGCCCTTCGGCTCTGTGCTCTGCCGTCTGGTCATGACCGTGGACTGCCTCAACCAGTTCACCAGCATCTTCTGCCTCACGGTCATGAGCATCGACCGCTACCTGGCCGTGGTCCACCCCATAAAGTCCACCAAGTGGCGGAAGCCACGCGTGGCTAAGATCATCAACCTGACCGTGTGGGGAGTGTCCCTGCTGGTCAACCTGCCAATCATGATCTTCAGCGGTCTGATGCCCAATAAGAACGAGGCGTGGGTATGTACCATTGTGTGGCCAGAGCCTCAGGAGGCCTATCAGACGGCCTTCATGTTCTACACCTTCTTCCTGGGTTTCTTCCTGCCGCTCACCATCATCTGCCTCTGTTACCTGCTTATCATTGTCAAG GTGAAGTCGTCAGGCATGCGCGTGGGCTCAACTAAGCGTAAGCGCTCGGAGAGGAAGGTGACCAGAATGGTGTCAATCGTAGTGGCCATGTTCGTGCTCTGCTGGCTGCCCTTCTACGTGTTCAACGTCACCTCGGTGACGGGCACCATCAACACCACGCCTGTCCTCAAGAGCACCTTTGAGTTTGTGGTGGTGCTGGGCTACGCCAACAGCTGTGCCAACCCCATCCTGTACGCCTTCCTGTCGGACAACTTCAAGAAGAGCTTTCAGAACGTTCTGTGCTTGAAGAAGGTGGCGGGCCTGGATGAGGCGGAGCGCAGCGACAGCCGCATGGAGCGGACGCGCATGGTCAAAGACGTCACCGCCGAAACGCGCAACGCAGCGCTGCTCAACGGCGAGCTGCAGACCAGTATATGA